One Trichoplusia ni isolate ovarian cell line Hi5 chromosome 6, tn1, whole genome shotgun sequence DNA segment encodes these proteins:
- the LOC113495385 gene encoding P3 protein-like isoform X1: protein MCPIWPLHLIILYLLALCPLWVIVQAVPELTASFDPEQITVNMDEYHLVNVAVEGPMQLGDEFSLVAENPHLTLPEWNTTYHLTEDNIASSKFESVIKVNGKFLGLTNVLLEGRRGSEPLTINNNKLPVVVIRPERVIDTIFVTSIATFVSLIFINFGCAMDWPTVKETIKRPVGPIIGMVGQFIFMPLMTFGLGYVIFPNNAEMRLGMFFTGVAPGGGASNIWTFILGGNLNLSLAMTTLSTIAAFGFMPLWLFSLGQVVFANAQIVVPYTRIATFVVGLIVPLAIGLAMQRFTPKIAAFMVRILKGFSTTLLLFIIVFAIVTNIYIFELFNWQIIVAGMGIPWLGYCAGYALARACRQPHADALAVSIETGIQNTGIAIFLLRYSLGQPLADLTTVVPVSAAIMTPIPMTCIYIYQKIKACFINRRKHKKMLEEDVTPSGESPQPAIVSTADLYGRTAKGLEAGGHDAPDAK from the exons ATGTGTCCAATTTGGCCGCTCCACCTCATCATACTATACCTGCTGGCGCTGTGTCCGCTATGGGTGATCGTACAGGCTGTCCCCGAGCTGACGGCGTCCTTCGACCCTGAACAAATCACCGTCAACATGGATGAATATCATTTAGTCAATGTAGCTGTAGAAG GTCCAATGCAACTAGGCGATGAATTCTCATTGGTAGCTGAGAATCCGCACTTGACATTACCAGAATGGAATACTACATATCACTTGACAGAAGATAATATAGCTAGCAGCAAGTTTGAAAGTGTTATAAAAGTCAACGGGAAATTTCTTG GTCTCACAAACGTGTTGCTGGAGGGGAGGCGTGGCTCCGAGCCGCTCACCATCAACAACAACAAGCTACCGGTCGTCGTCATAAGGCCAGAGAGAGTCATCGATACTATATTCGTAACATCTATAGCTACTTTT GTATCACTGATCTTCATAAACTTCGGTTGTGCGATGGACTGGCCCACTGTGAAAGAGACAATCAAAAGACCAGTGGGACCAATCATAGGAATGGTtggacaatttattttcatgccTCTT ATGACATTCGGTCTGGGCTACGTGATATTCCCGAACAACGCCGAGATGCGGCTGGGCATGTTCTTCACGGGCGTGGCGCCGGGCGGCGGCGCCTCCAACATCTGGACCTTCATCCTCGGAGGGAACCTTAATCTGTCGCTCGCTATGACTACATTATCAACTATCGCTGCTTTTG GTTTCATGCCGCTATGGCTATTCAGTCTGGGTCAAGTAGTGTTCGCTAACGCTCAGATCGTAGTCCCTTACACAAGGATCGCAACCTTCGTGGTGGGTCTGATCGTCCCACTGGCCATAGGGCTGGCCATGCAACGCTTCACGCCCAAGATAGCGGCCTTCATGGTCCGAATCTTAAAGGGTTTCTCTACAACCCTACTTCTATTCATCATCGTATTCGCTATTGTCACCAATATATACATCTTCGAGTTGTTCAATTGGCAG ATAATAGTAGCGGGCATGGGTATCCCGTGGCTGGGCTACTGCGCGGGCTACGCGTTGGCGCGCGCGTGTCGCCAGCCGCACGCGGACGCGCTGGCCGTGTCCATCGAGACCGGCATACAGAACACCGGCATCGCCATCTTCCTGCTGCGGTACTCGCTCGGACAGCCGCTAGCTGACCTTACCACTG TGGTGCCCGTATCGGCCGCCATTATGACGCCGATACCTATGACCTGTATCTACATTTACCAGAAAATTAAAGCTTG CTTTATCAACCGACGAAAGCACAAGAAAATGCTGGAAGAAGACGTCACCCCAAGCGGAGAGTCGCCGCAGCCCGCAATCGTCTCAACCGCTGATCTATACGGAAGGACTGCCAAAGGTCTAGAGGCCGGCGGACACGACGCGCCCGACGCCAAGTGA
- the LOC113495386 gene encoding isocitrate dehydrogenase [NAD] subunit beta, mitochondrial isoform X2 gives MSLLTRNVFRALAQGSQHVSKGVHTTGVVNKDKNQSNSTEGRIKCTLIPGDGVGPELVYSVQEVFKAANIPVDFESFFFSEVNPTLSAPLEDVVNSIARNKICIKGILATPDFSHTGELQTLNMKLRNALDLYANVVHVKSLPNVKCRHHDVDCIIIREQTEGEYSALEHEGVPGVVECLKIITAAKSERIAKFAFDYAVKMGRKKVTAVHKANIMKLGDGLFLRSCEEMAKLYPRIQFEKMIVDNCTMQMVSNPNQFDVMVTPNLYGNIVDNLASGLVGGAGVVAGASYSAECAVFEQGARHIFSGAVGKNIANPTAMLLCSANLLAHVNLHPYSRQIKNAINKVLTDGKVRTKDLGGQSTTKDFTNAVIHCLA, from the exons ATGTCGCTTCTTACTAGAAATGTTTTCCGTGCTCTGGCGCAG gGTTCTCAGCATGTGAGCAAAGGAGTTCATACAACTGGTGTGGTAAACAAGGACAAAAAC CAATCGAACTCGACGGAGGGCCGCATCAAGTGCACGCTGATCCCCGGAGATGGAGTCGGCCCCGAGCTAGTATACTCCGTACAGGAAGTCTTTAAG GCGGCAAACATTCCCGTGGACTTCGAGTCGTTCTTCTTCTCAGAGGTGAACCCCACGCTGAGCGCACCTCTAGAGGATGTGGTCAACTCTATTGCTAGGAACAAGATCTGTATCAAG GGTATCCTAGCTACCCCAGACTTCTCGCACACGGGCGAGCTACAAACACTGAACATGAAGCTTCGTAACGCGCTCGACTTGTACGCGAACGTGGTTCACGTGAAGTCGCTGCCGAACGTCAAGTGCCGCCATCACGACGTGGACTGTATCATCATACGAGAGCAGACCGAGGGCGAGTACTCCGCGCTTGAACACGAGGGTGTGCCTG GTGTCGTGGAGTGTTTGAAGATCATCACAGCGGCGAAGTCCGAGCGTATCGCTAAGTTCGCGTTCGACTACGCCGTTAAGATGGGCCGCAAGAAGGTGACCGCCGTACACAAGGCCAACATCATGAAGCTTGGCGATGGACTGTTCTTACGTAGTTGTGAAGAG ATGGCGAAACTGTACCCCCGCATCCAATTCGAGAAGATGATCGTGGACAACTGCACGATGCAGATGGTGTCGAACCCGAACCAGTTCGACGTGATGGTGACCCCCAACCTGTACGGCAACATCGTGGACAACCTCGCCAGCGGCCTGGTGGGTGGCGCCGGTGTGGTTGCCGGAGCCTCGTATAGCGCCGAGTGCGCTGTGTTCGAACAG GGCGCCCGCCACATCTTCTCTGGCGCGGTGGGTAAGAACATCGCCAACCCCACGGCCATGCTGCTCTGCTCCGCCAACCTGCTGGCACACGTCAACCTGCACCCGTACTCCCGCCAGATCAAGAACGCCATCAACAA AGTTCTGACGGACGGCAAAGTAAGGACAAAGGACCTCGGAGGCCAGTCTACCACAAAAGACTTCACCAACGCAGTCATCCACTGCCTCGCCTAA
- the LOC113495385 gene encoding ileal sodium/bile acid cotransporter-like isoform X2: MCPIWPLHLIILYLLALCPLWVIVQAVPELTASFDPEQITVNMDEYHLVNVAVEGPMQLGDEFSLVAENPHLTLPEWNTTYHLTEDNIASSKFESVIKVNGKFLGLTNVLLEGRRGSEPLTINNNKLPVVVIRPERVIDTIFVTSIATFVSLIFINFGCAMDWPTVKETIKRPVGPIIGMVGQFIFMPLMTFGLGYVIFPNNAEMRLGMFFTGVAPGGGASNIWTFILGGNLNLSLAMTTLSTIAAFGFMPLWLFSLGQVVFANAQIVVPYTRIATFVVGLIVPLAIGLAMQRFTPKIAAFMVRILKGFSTTLLLFIIVFAIVTNIYIFELFNWQIIVAGMGIPWLGYCAGYALARACRQPHADALAVSIETGIQNTGIAIFLLRYSLGQPLADLTTVVPVSAAIMTPIPMTCIYIYQKIKACMGALSTDESTRKCWKKTSPQAESRRSPQSSQPLIYTEGLPKV; the protein is encoded by the exons ATGTGTCCAATTTGGCCGCTCCACCTCATCATACTATACCTGCTGGCGCTGTGTCCGCTATGGGTGATCGTACAGGCTGTCCCCGAGCTGACGGCGTCCTTCGACCCTGAACAAATCACCGTCAACATGGATGAATATCATTTAGTCAATGTAGCTGTAGAAG GTCCAATGCAACTAGGCGATGAATTCTCATTGGTAGCTGAGAATCCGCACTTGACATTACCAGAATGGAATACTACATATCACTTGACAGAAGATAATATAGCTAGCAGCAAGTTTGAAAGTGTTATAAAAGTCAACGGGAAATTTCTTG GTCTCACAAACGTGTTGCTGGAGGGGAGGCGTGGCTCCGAGCCGCTCACCATCAACAACAACAAGCTACCGGTCGTCGTCATAAGGCCAGAGAGAGTCATCGATACTATATTCGTAACATCTATAGCTACTTTT GTATCACTGATCTTCATAAACTTCGGTTGTGCGATGGACTGGCCCACTGTGAAAGAGACAATCAAAAGACCAGTGGGACCAATCATAGGAATGGTtggacaatttattttcatgccTCTT ATGACATTCGGTCTGGGCTACGTGATATTCCCGAACAACGCCGAGATGCGGCTGGGCATGTTCTTCACGGGCGTGGCGCCGGGCGGCGGCGCCTCCAACATCTGGACCTTCATCCTCGGAGGGAACCTTAATCTGTCGCTCGCTATGACTACATTATCAACTATCGCTGCTTTTG GTTTCATGCCGCTATGGCTATTCAGTCTGGGTCAAGTAGTGTTCGCTAACGCTCAGATCGTAGTCCCTTACACAAGGATCGCAACCTTCGTGGTGGGTCTGATCGTCCCACTGGCCATAGGGCTGGCCATGCAACGCTTCACGCCCAAGATAGCGGCCTTCATGGTCCGAATCTTAAAGGGTTTCTCTACAACCCTACTTCTATTCATCATCGTATTCGCTATTGTCACCAATATATACATCTTCGAGTTGTTCAATTGGCAG ATAATAGTAGCGGGCATGGGTATCCCGTGGCTGGGCTACTGCGCGGGCTACGCGTTGGCGCGCGCGTGTCGCCAGCCGCACGCGGACGCGCTGGCCGTGTCCATCGAGACCGGCATACAGAACACCGGCATCGCCATCTTCCTGCTGCGGTACTCGCTCGGACAGCCGCTAGCTGACCTTACCACTG TGGTGCCCGTATCGGCCGCCATTATGACGCCGATACCTATGACCTGTATCTACATTTACCAGAAAATTAAAGCTTG TATGGGAG CTTTATCAACCGACGAAAGCACAAGAAAATGCTGGAAGAAGACGTCACCCCAAGCGGAGAGTCGCCGCAGCCCGCAATCGTCTCAACCGCTGATCTATACGGAAGGACTGCCAAAGGTCTAG
- the LOC113495389 gene encoding uncharacterized protein LOC113495389 encodes MAKLKYDLPTNTFPYKITRRLNALSVPRRYCYETMEGMPAYTPTGIRKSALAGTTSDRVNDIAWPWIRRLVIIKKQYKNRFSSERLERIDRMIEFANATLYTKLANCVIDLKKQDAKEVKKKRGWTESEWKKHMDYIGQVAAPKKEFKPPPVKRGKSVPLEVLMPRITAMASRPDFKCYKRMSQENWYRNPEKVAPSALKYVLTERTKKLAAPRNLQPQD; translated from the exons ATGGCGAAACTTAAATACGATCTGCCGACAAACACCTTTCCATATAAGATTACTAGGAGGTTGAATGCCCTTAGCGTGCCTCGCCGGTACTGCTATGAGACCATGGAGGGCATGCCGGCGTACACTCCCACCGGCATCAGGAAGTCAGCGCTCGCGGGGACCACTTCCGATCGAGTCAATGATATAGCTTGGCCCTGGATACG gCGTTTAGTGATAATAAAGAAGCAATACAAGAACAGATTCAGCAGCGAACGCCTTGAGCGCATCGATCGTATGATTGAGTTCGCCAACGCCACACTTTATACCAAACTTGCGAACTGTGTGATAGATCTCAAGAAACAAGACGCTAAAGAAGTCAAGAAAAAGCGCGGCTGGACGGAAAGCGAGTGGAAGAAACATATGGATTATATAGGACAAGTAGCTGCGCCCAAAAAGGAGTTTAAACCGCCTCCTGTTAAG AGAGGCAAGTCAGTGCCCCTGGAAGTGCTAATGCCTCGCATCACGGCGATGGCATCACGGCCTGACTTCAAGTGCTACAAGAGGATGTCGCAAGAGAACTGGTACAGAAACCCTGAAAAG GTCGCTCCAAGTGCATTGAAATACGTACTGACAGAAAGGACTAAAAAGCTAGCCGCTCCGAGAAATTTACAGCCGCAGGATTAA
- the LOC113495388 gene encoding uncharacterized protein LOC113495388, whose protein sequence is MSPVKYEPPTATFPYKIPKRLNLLSAPRKYFVELGEGMPEVSKLSGTRKSAISGRLCHKNSDIAWPFLRRLIILKRTYKNKFSQERLERVDRTIEASNATIYTKLADCVVDLKKQETNLRRKKGWSDSEWKRHMEYISQIAMKKKVYPPPPIKRGKSKPLEELLPRIKTMAKMPTFKCYRRQSQEEWYRKPGKVAPNALKYNISERIAKLAVARALHHDHHEDHF, encoded by the exons ATGTCTCCGGTCAAATATGAACCGCCCACAGCCACGTTTCCGTACAAAATACCAAAGAGGTTAAACTTGCTGAGCGCGCCGAGAAAGTATTTTGTGGAGTTAGGTGAAGGCATGCCCGAAGTGAGTAAGTTGTCTGGAACCAGGAAGTCTGCCATATCCGGACGTCTTTGCCACAAAAATAGTGATATAGCTTGGCCGTTTCTAAG ACGTTTAATAATCTTGAAAAGgacatacaaaaataagtttagtcAAGAGCGACTGGAGCGTGTCGATCGCACAATTGAGGCATCTAACGCCACGATATATACGAAGCTAGCCGACTGTGTAGTAGACCTCAAGAAACAGGAGACCAACTTAAGAAGGAAGAAGGGCTGGTCGGATTCAGAGTGGAAGCGGCACATGGAGTATATTAGCCAAATAGCCATGAAAAAGAAGGTGTACCCCCCGCCGCCGATTAAG CGAGGTAAATCCAAGCCGTTAGAAGAACTATTACCACGGATCAAGACTATGGCCAAAATGCCCACCTTCAAATGCTACAGGAGGCAATCACAGGAGGAATGGTACAGGAAACCAGGAAAG GTGGCGCCAAACGCCCTAAAATACAACATTTCAGAGAGAATAGCGAAACTAGCGGTTGCGAGAGCTTTACACCACGATCACCATGAAGACCACTTCTAG
- the LOC113495386 gene encoding isocitrate dehydrogenase [NAD] subunit beta, mitochondrial isoform X1, translating to MSLLTRNVFRALAQGSQHVSKGVHTTGVVNKDKNVCFAPHGISTLQSNSTEGRIKCTLIPGDGVGPELVYSVQEVFKAANIPVDFESFFFSEVNPTLSAPLEDVVNSIARNKICIKGILATPDFSHTGELQTLNMKLRNALDLYANVVHVKSLPNVKCRHHDVDCIIIREQTEGEYSALEHEGVPGVVECLKIITAAKSERIAKFAFDYAVKMGRKKVTAVHKANIMKLGDGLFLRSCEEMAKLYPRIQFEKMIVDNCTMQMVSNPNQFDVMVTPNLYGNIVDNLASGLVGGAGVVAGASYSAECAVFEQGARHIFSGAVGKNIANPTAMLLCSANLLAHVNLHPYSRQIKNAINKVLTDGKVRTKDLGGQSTTKDFTNAVIHCLA from the exons ATGTCGCTTCTTACTAGAAATGTTTTCCGTGCTCTGGCGCAG gGTTCTCAGCATGTGAGCAAAGGAGTTCATACAACTGGTGTGGTAAACAAGGACAAAAACGTATGTTTTGCTCCGCACGGTATCAGCACCCTG CAATCGAACTCGACGGAGGGCCGCATCAAGTGCACGCTGATCCCCGGAGATGGAGTCGGCCCCGAGCTAGTATACTCCGTACAGGAAGTCTTTAAG GCGGCAAACATTCCCGTGGACTTCGAGTCGTTCTTCTTCTCAGAGGTGAACCCCACGCTGAGCGCACCTCTAGAGGATGTGGTCAACTCTATTGCTAGGAACAAGATCTGTATCAAG GGTATCCTAGCTACCCCAGACTTCTCGCACACGGGCGAGCTACAAACACTGAACATGAAGCTTCGTAACGCGCTCGACTTGTACGCGAACGTGGTTCACGTGAAGTCGCTGCCGAACGTCAAGTGCCGCCATCACGACGTGGACTGTATCATCATACGAGAGCAGACCGAGGGCGAGTACTCCGCGCTTGAACACGAGGGTGTGCCTG GTGTCGTGGAGTGTTTGAAGATCATCACAGCGGCGAAGTCCGAGCGTATCGCTAAGTTCGCGTTCGACTACGCCGTTAAGATGGGCCGCAAGAAGGTGACCGCCGTACACAAGGCCAACATCATGAAGCTTGGCGATGGACTGTTCTTACGTAGTTGTGAAGAG ATGGCGAAACTGTACCCCCGCATCCAATTCGAGAAGATGATCGTGGACAACTGCACGATGCAGATGGTGTCGAACCCGAACCAGTTCGACGTGATGGTGACCCCCAACCTGTACGGCAACATCGTGGACAACCTCGCCAGCGGCCTGGTGGGTGGCGCCGGTGTGGTTGCCGGAGCCTCGTATAGCGCCGAGTGCGCTGTGTTCGAACAG GGCGCCCGCCACATCTTCTCTGGCGCGGTGGGTAAGAACATCGCCAACCCCACGGCCATGCTGCTCTGCTCCGCCAACCTGCTGGCACACGTCAACCTGCACCCGTACTCCCGCCAGATCAAGAACGCCATCAACAA AGTTCTGACGGACGGCAAAGTAAGGACAAAGGACCTCGGAGGCCAGTCTACCACAAAAGACTTCACCAACGCAGTCATCCACTGCCTCGCCTAA